A window of Arcobacter acticola genomic DNA:
GTAAAAATTTTGATAGTGAAAAACTAAAAGCAGATTTAATTGTAAAAAAAGCAGATATTTATACATTGACAAACAATGTAGATTATAGAAGAGATGATTTCATAAAATTAAATACAGATGAATTAATTTATGATGATATTAAAAAAATAGCACAAAATTCAAAACCTTTTAAAAGCGTTTATCAAAAACATATTTTAAATGGTAATTCAGTGTTTTTAGATATTAATAATAATTTTATAACAGCTAAGAATACACATTTTGAAATAGATATGACTAAAACGCAAAAAGGAAAAAAATGAAATATTTAATTGGAACTTTACTTTGTTCTACATTGTTGCTAGCTCAAACTGAAACATTGATAATTGATTCACAAGACTTTCAAGCAGATGATAAAAAAGGAGTCTCTATTTTTACAGGAAATGTAAAAATTAAAATGGGACAAGATAAGTTAAATGCAGATCGCGTTGATGTATTTTTTACAACAGATAAAAACAATGCAAAAGTTCCTTTAAAATATGAAGCAACAGGAAAAGCTGACTTTGAAATAGTGACAAAAGACAAACACTATATTGGTAATGGTGATAAGATTATATATTCACCACAAAAAGAAGAATATACTATTATTGGTAATGGATTTTTACAAGAAAAAAATGATGATAGAAAAGTTTACGGAGATACAATTTTTGTAAATCAATTAAGTGGTGAGGCAAGAGTCAAAGGTAGTGAAAACAAACCTGTTAGATTTATGATTAATGTTGAACGTGGTGAAGATAAAGGAACTAAGAAATGAAAATAACTGAAGCAAATTTTTTACAATCAGCACAAGGAATAGCAGATTCTCCAAGTCCTGATAGAGCCGAAGTTGCTTTTTTAGGAAGATCAAATGTTGGAAAGTCTTCACTTTTAAATACCTTAACAAATAGAAAAGGTTTAGCAAAATCATCTTCAACTCCTGGAAAAACTCAACTTATAAACTATTTTGAAATTAAATTCAAAACAGGTAATGAAGAGTTACCTTATTTATTTGCAAGATTTGTGGATTTACCAGGTTTTGGATATGCTAAAGTAGCAAAAAGTCTAAAAGCGGAATGGAATAGAAATTTAACTGCTTATTTAGAACAAAGACCAAATTTACAAATTTTTGTTCATTTAATTGATTCACGACATCCGTTACTTGATATTGATAAAAATGTTGACGAGTTTTTAAAAACAATAAAAAGAGGCGATCAGATTATTGTTCAAGCTTTTACAAAAATTGATAAATTAAAAATGAACGATTTAGCAAAATTAAAAAGAGAATACCCTGAAGGAATTTTTATATCAAATTTGAAAAAAAAGGGTATGATAGATTTACAAAATAAAATTACAGGATATTTATTTGGACATTAGATTTTATAAGCCAACAGTGGCAGATATTACAAAAATGCAAGATATTGTAAGAGAAGAAGTTGATAAAGGAAAAATCCTTTTAAGAACTGCTGATGAAATGGCCACAACTATTCGATCTTATACAGTTGTTGAAGTTGATGGAAAAATGGCTGGGTTTACAGCAACTCATATTCATTCTCCAAGACTTGCAGAAGTACGAAGCTTAGTTGTTGGAAAAGATTTTAGAGGTTTAAAGCTTGGAAAACAATTAGTTGAATCATGTATTAAAGAAGCAAAAGAATATGGAATTGAACAACTTTTATCTTTAACTTATGAGCAAGGCTTTTTTGAGTCTTGTGGATTTAGAGTTATATCAAAAGAAGAAATCCCTGAGCATAAAATCTGGGCTGATTGCATAAGATGTAAGCATTTTCCTATTTGTGATGAAATTGCAATGGTAATTGACTTATAATTCATCATTTTTTATATAGCTTTTATATTTTAAAACTACTTTTTTTAGTGTACAATGTACTTAAATATTATCTAAAAGGATTGATTTATGTGGTTGTCCACTAGCTGTACTTTCAAATTTGACATTTCTGAACCTACACCTTTTTTATTTATGTTAAGACCTCGAGGTGACTTAATTCAGCATATTACTTTTGAAGAATTTATTATTAAACCAAATATTAAAGTAACTCAATTTCAAGATATTTATGGTAATTTTTATCAAAGATTTATTGCTCCTCCTGGAAAATTAAAAATTAAAAGTAATAGTAAAATTAAAACAAATGAAAATTTCAACAATGCATATGGAAAAGAATTTATAGAAGTTCAATCTTTGCCTGAAAATGTACTTTTATATTTGCTTCCTAGTAGATATTGCGAGTCTGATTGTTTTAATCAAATGGCTACAGAAATTACACAAGGTTTACCTTTAGGATATGAGCAAGTAAATGCAATTACTAATTGGATACGAAATAATATTAGTTTTGAGAATAATAACAGTGATACACAAGTAAGTGCTATTGAAGTTAATAATAGAAAATATGGTGTATGTAGAGATTTGGCTCATTTGGGAATTGCTTTATGTAGGAGTATAAGTATTCCTTCTCGTATTGTTGTGGGATATTTGTATAATTTAGAACCTATGGATTTACATGCTTGGTTTGAAGTTTATATTGGTGATGGCTGGTATCGATTTGATGCAACACAAGAAGCAAATAAAGAAGGCTATGTAGTAATTGCATACGGTAGAGATGCAGCAGATGTTGCTGTTTATAATCAATATGGAGCTACACTTTTCCCTAGTTCTCAAAAAGTTAAAGTAAAAAAGATAAAAGAGTAAACAAATTAAAAATTAGGATAAATTATGCAACGCTTTAAAATTATACATAGAACGTATTATAACTATTCAAATAGTGTTGATTTAGGAGCTCATAATTTACTTTTAAGACCAAGAGAAAATCATGAACTTAGAATCGAGAATTTTGTTTTAAATATTACTCCTAAAGCAAAAGTTTTATGGCATAGAGATGTTGAAGATAATTCTGTAGGAATTGCCAGTTTTACTGAATCAACGCAACAATTATTAATAGAAAGTGAATTAATAATTCAACAATATAATGAATCACCTTTGGATTTTTTAGTTTCTTCATATGCAATTAATTATCCATTTACCTATGAAGCGGATGATAACTTAATTTTATCTGCATATAGAATACTTCCAGATGAACAAACAAGGAAACTATTAAATAACTGGATTTTCAATATATATAAAATAAATGAAGAAATTCAAACCTATACCTTACTTCAAAGATTAACTACTTATATTTATAAAAATTTTGTATATAAAATTAGAGAAGAAGTAGGCGTTCAAAGTGCAAGTGAAACTTTATCATTAGGTACAGGTTCTTGTCGTGATTTTGCTTATTTATTTATGGAAGCAGTGAAATGTCTAGGGCTTGCAACTAGATTTGTAAGTGGTTATTTATATGCTCCTTTAATGAGTGAACAAGTAGGTTCGACTCATGCTTGGGCTGAAGTTTATGTTCCAGGGGCTGGATGGATTGGTTTTGATCCTACTATTGGTAATATTGTAGGAAAAGATCATATCGCAGTTGCAGTGTCTAGACTTCCTAATAACATCTCACCAATTGCAGGTTCTTTTTCAGGAACTGCAACTTCAAGTTTAGATGTTGGAGTTTGGGTAACTTTATGTTAGTTTTTGAAATGTTATTTAATTAAAAAAGATTATAAAATCTTTTTTAACTGATTTTTTATAATAACTGGTACAAAAAACATAGAAACAACATAAGAGATTAAAGTTCCACCAATAAGTGCCACACCAAGCCCTCCAAATACAGCATCGTTTGCTATTAAAGCACTTGCAAATACCATTGTAAGAACTGTTAGAATTATTGGCTTAGAACGTGTTGCTGTGGCTTTTGCAATGGCTTCGTTTATACTCAAACCTTTTTCAATTACAAGTTGTTTTGAGAAATCTATAATTAAAGTCGAATTTCTTGAGTTTATTCCAATAAGTCCTATAAATCCTATAAGTGAAGTAGCTGTTAAATAGAAAATATCAACAGTTATCAAATCCATAATTATATGAGCAAAAATAACTCCAATTATTGATATAAAACTTGATAATACAATTCCCCCTGAAATTGCAAAACTTTTATAATACATAACCATTAAAAAGAAAATTAAAACAAGAGCAATTATAAACGCTCCTCCTAAATCTATAAATGTATCAATTGTAACTTTTAATTCCCCATCAAAAACCAAATCAAATCTTTCATTTGTTTTTTTATCTATAAATGATAGGTTTAGCATATTTGTTTTTATAAGATCATAATCAGAACTTAAACTATCTATCATTTCATTTCTAGCATCTAAAAGAGGATATATTTGACTATCTTTAGAAGTTTCAGCTATTACGTTTATCAT
This region includes:
- the lptA gene encoding lipopolysaccharide transport periplasmic protein LptA, which produces MKYLIGTLLCSTLLLAQTETLIIDSQDFQADDKKGVSIFTGNVKIKMGQDKLNADRVDVFFTTDKNNAKVPLKYEATGKADFEIVTKDKHYIGNGDKIIYSPQKEEYTIIGNGFLQEKNDDRKVYGDTIFVNQLSGEARVKGSENKPVRFMINVERGEDKGTKK
- the yihA gene encoding ribosome biogenesis GTP-binding protein YihA/YsxC — translated: MKITEANFLQSAQGIADSPSPDRAEVAFLGRSNVGKSSLLNTLTNRKGLAKSSSTPGKTQLINYFEIKFKTGNEELPYLFARFVDLPGFGYAKVAKSLKAEWNRNLTAYLEQRPNLQIFVHLIDSRHPLLDIDKNVDEFLKTIKRGDQIIVQAFTKIDKLKMNDLAKLKREYPEGIFISNLKKKGMIDLQNKITGYLFGH
- a CDS encoding N-acetyltransferase; protein product: MDIRFYKPTVADITKMQDIVREEVDKGKILLRTADEMATTIRSYTVVEVDGKMAGFTATHIHSPRLAEVRSLVVGKDFRGLKLGKQLVESCIKEAKEYGIEQLLSLTYEQGFFESCGFRVISKEEIPEHKIWADCIRCKHFPICDEIAMVIDL
- a CDS encoding transglutaminase-like domain-containing protein, producing the protein MSTSCTFKFDISEPTPFLFMLRPRGDLIQHITFEEFIIKPNIKVTQFQDIYGNFYQRFIAPPGKLKIKSNSKIKTNENFNNAYGKEFIEVQSLPENVLLYLLPSRYCESDCFNQMATEITQGLPLGYEQVNAITNWIRNNISFENNNSDTQVSAIEVNNRKYGVCRDLAHLGIALCRSISIPSRIVVGYLYNLEPMDLHAWFEVYIGDGWYRFDATQEANKEGYVVIAYGRDAADVAVYNQYGATLFPSSQKVKVKKIKE
- a CDS encoding transglutaminase family protein; translation: MQRFKIIHRTYYNYSNSVDLGAHNLLLRPRENHELRIENFVLNITPKAKVLWHRDVEDNSVGIASFTESTQQLLIESELIIQQYNESPLDFLVSSYAINYPFTYEADDNLILSAYRILPDEQTRKLLNNWIFNIYKINEEIQTYTLLQRLTTYIYKNFVYKIREEVGVQSASETLSLGTGSCRDFAYLFMEAVKCLGLATRFVSGYLYAPLMSEQVGSTHAWAEVYVPGAGWIGFDPTIGNIVGKDHIAVAVSRLPNNISPIAGSFSGTATSSLDVGVWVTLC